One segment of Hemibagrus wyckioides isolate EC202008001 linkage group LG05, SWU_Hwy_1.0, whole genome shotgun sequence DNA contains the following:
- the vgll4l gene encoding vestigial like 4 like isoform X1 produces MAVTNFHYITRMSSGFKVYILEGQPHLRSEDRFRHITSDRIRVTAAHPFKHKHSSEQGRTLEERRKRALSKSLVNADRTTSRFNVPESPTSTWSPTASPAHLSSNAVIDEPLALVKKMHAETEDKNNKNGVRHIQVRPSVITCVSSTKAACMPVACCKHPTVITQHSYDNVEEHFQRSLGVNYQKHSSKKISISVSVDDHFAKALGEKWLELKASSSTCSSSSTQSTSSSCLPSNPTFNHSAGYGQSPKRARKDCASPTTAPSSMQSGK; encoded by the exons ATGGCtgtcacaaatttccactacataACTCGGATGAGCAGCGGTTTTAAAGTTTACATCCTAGAGG GTCAGCCACACCTGAGAAGTGAGGACCGGTTCCGTCACATAACCAGTGACAGAATCAGAGTGACTGCTGCTCACCCATTCAAACATAAGCACAGTTCAGAACAAGGACGAACACTGGAAGAGAG AAGAAAGAGGGCCCTCAGCAAGAGCCTGGTCAATGCTGACAGAACGACATCGCGATTCAACGTGCCTGAGAGTCCTACATCCACCTGGAGCCCCACAGCAAGTCCGGCTCACCTTAGCTCTAATGCAGTTATAGATGAGCCGCTTGCCCTTGTCAAGAAAATGCACGCAGAGACAGaagataaaaacaataaaaacggAGTCCGACACATACAG GTTCGTCCCTCAGTGATCACATGTGTCTCATCAACAAAGGCAGCCTGTATGCCAGTAGCCTGTTGCAAGCATCCCACTG TTATAACACAGCACAGTTATGATAACGTTGAGGAACATTTCCAGCGAAGCCTTGGGGTGAACTATCAGAAACATTCCTCTAAGAAAATCTCTATCAGCGTGTCTGTGGATGACCACTTTGCCAAGGCTCTTGGAGAGAAATGGCTAGAACTCAAAGCATCCTCTTCCACTTGCAGTTCATCTTCCACACAGTCAACATCATCTTCATGTCTACCCAGTAATCCCACTTTCAATCACTCAGCTGGTTATGGCCAAAGCCCTAAACGAGCTCGCAAAGATTGTGCCAGCCCAACTACAGCCCCCTCCAGCATGCAGTCAGGGAAATAA
- the vgll4l gene encoding vestigial like 4 like isoform X2: MAVTNFHYITRMSSGFKVYILEGQPHLRSEDRFRHITSDRIRVTAAHPFKHKHSSEQGRTLEERKRALSKSLVNADRTTSRFNVPESPTSTWSPTASPAHLSSNAVIDEPLALVKKMHAETEDKNNKNGVRHIQVRPSVITCVSSTKAACMPVACCKHPTVITQHSYDNVEEHFQRSLGVNYQKHSSKKISISVSVDDHFAKALGEKWLELKASSSTCSSSSTQSTSSSCLPSNPTFNHSAGYGQSPKRARKDCASPTTAPSSMQSGK; this comes from the exons ATGGCtgtcacaaatttccactacataACTCGGATGAGCAGCGGTTTTAAAGTTTACATCCTAGAGG GTCAGCCACACCTGAGAAGTGAGGACCGGTTCCGTCACATAACCAGTGACAGAATCAGAGTGACTGCTGCTCACCCATTCAAACATAAGCACAGTTCAGAACAAGGACGAACACTGGAAGAGAG AAAGAGGGCCCTCAGCAAGAGCCTGGTCAATGCTGACAGAACGACATCGCGATTCAACGTGCCTGAGAGTCCTACATCCACCTGGAGCCCCACAGCAAGTCCGGCTCACCTTAGCTCTAATGCAGTTATAGATGAGCCGCTTGCCCTTGTCAAGAAAATGCACGCAGAGACAGaagataaaaacaataaaaacggAGTCCGACACATACAG GTTCGTCCCTCAGTGATCACATGTGTCTCATCAACAAAGGCAGCCTGTATGCCAGTAGCCTGTTGCAAGCATCCCACTG TTATAACACAGCACAGTTATGATAACGTTGAGGAACATTTCCAGCGAAGCCTTGGGGTGAACTATCAGAAACATTCCTCTAAGAAAATCTCTATCAGCGTGTCTGTGGATGACCACTTTGCCAAGGCTCTTGGAGAGAAATGGCTAGAACTCAAAGCATCCTCTTCCACTTGCAGTTCATCTTCCACACAGTCAACATCATCTTCATGTCTACCCAGTAATCCCACTTTCAATCACTCAGCTGGTTATGGCCAAAGCCCTAAACGAGCTCGCAAAGATTGTGCCAGCCCAACTACAGCCCCCTCCAGCATGCAGTCAGGGAAATAA